The segment TTTCGAGATGGGCGGGCTCCGCGCGATGCGGCTCGGCCGGTGGCGGATCGTGTCCAAGGGGCGGTTCGGCCTGCCCGGCGACGCGTGGGAGCTGTACGACACCGCGACCGATCCCAACGAGACCCGCGACCTCGCCGCCGAGCGGCCCGACATCGTCGAGCGGCTCGACCGCGCCTGGATGAAGGAGGCGCAGGCGCATCAGGTCTTCCCGATCGACGATCGCTCGCTGCTCGAACGCTCCTTCGCCGAGCTGTTCCGGGGCGGCGGCAAGGATCGTTGGTCGATCATCCCGCCGATCGACCTGATCCCCGAGGAATCCTCGCCCAAGCTGCTCGGCCGCGATTTCGAGGTCGAGTTGACGCTGGCCGATGCCGGGCGGCAGGGCGTGCTGTTCGCCCATGGCAACCAGTTCCTCGGCGCCGTCGCCTTCGTCCGCGACGGGCGGGTGTGGTTCGAGTTCCGCTGCGATCCCCATCTGATCGCGCTCGACGCGCCCTGGCCCGCGAAGGCGCGCAGCGTGCGCTTCGTCCAGCGCCTGTCGGCGCGTCCGCGCGTCGGGCGGCTGTCGATCGTCATCGACGGGCGCGAGGTGGCGGCGCTCGACAGCGACCGGCTGCTGCTCGGCACGCCGATGCAGGGGCTTCAGATCGGGCGCAACGGCGCGGTGCGCGCCAGCCCGCGCTATGCCGCGCCCTTCGCCTTCGACGGGCGGATCGAGCGCGTCGAGATCCGCACCGACAACAAGCCCTATGACGCCGGCGAGATCGCCGCCGCGAGCCGCGCCTATGCCGCGCCAGCCAGGAAGGACTAGCCGATGACCGACACGCTGCTGAACCTCTCCAACCCCGAAAAGCTGTTCATCGGCGGCGACTGGGCGGCCTCGTCGGACGATGGCGGGATCGAGATCGTCTCGCCCTCGACCGAGGAGGTGGTCGGCCGTGTCGGCAAGGCGGGCAGGGCGGACATGGATCGCGTCGTCGCTGTGGCGCGCCATGCCTTCGATCACGGTCCCTGGCCGCGCATGACCGGCGCCGAGCGCGCCGCCGTGCTGCGCCGGATCGCCGGGGAGATGGGCAAGCGCGCCGACGATTTCGCGCGCGCCTGGTCGCTCCAGGTCGGCATGCCCTATGCCCAGTCGTCGATGACCGCGCCTTACATGGCCGCCTATCTCACCTATTTCGCCGACCTCGCCGAAAAGGGGTTCGAGGAGGTTCGCCAGCCGATGATGGGCGGCCATTGCATCGTCGTCCATGAGCCGGTCGGTGTCGTCGCGGCGGTGGTGCCGTGGAACGCGCCGCTGGCGACGCTGCTGCTGAAGGTCGCCCCGGCGCTGGCGGCGGGCTGCGCCGTCATCGCCAAGCCCTCGCCCGAGACCCCGCTGGAGGCGCTGATCCTCGCCGAATGCATCGCGGCGGCCGGCGTGCCCGAGGGCGTCTTCTCGGTGCTCACCGCCGACCGCGAGGTTTCCGATCACCTGATCCGCAACCCCGGGATCGACAAGGTCAGCTTCACTGGATCGACCGCCGCCGGGCTGCACATCGCTTCGGTCTGCGGCGGCCGCATGGCGCGCGTCACCACCGAACTGGGCGGCAAGTCCGCCGCGATCGTCCTCGACGACGCGACGATCGAGACGGTGGTCGCCGGGATCATGCCCAACCTGGTCGGCCTGTGCGGCCAGCAATGCGCCGCCTTCAGCCGCATCCTCGTCCCCGCCGCGCGCAAGGCCGAGGTGACCGAGGCGATGGCCGCCGCGATGCAGGCGGTGACGGTCGGCGATCCGTTCGACCAGGCGACCCAGATGGGCCCGCTCGTCACCCGCAACCAGCATGGCCGGGTGTTCGGCTATATCGAGAAGGGCAAGGCCGAGGGCGCCCGCCTCGTCACCGGCGGCGGGCGGCCGGCGCACCTGCCCAAGGGCTGGTTCGTCGAGCCGACCCTGTTCGCCGACGCGAGCAACGACATGGCGATCGCGCGCGAGGAGATTTTCGGGCCGGTCGGCACGATCATCGCCTATGACGACGAGGAACAGGCCATCGCCATTGCCAACGACAGCAATTATGGCCTGTCCGGCGGCGTGTTCACCGAAAGCCCCGACCGCGCCTATGCCGTCGCGCGGCGTATCCGCACCGGCAATTTCGGGCATAATGGCCGGGTGATCGACTTCACCATGCCCTATGGCGGCTTCAAGCAGTCGGGGATCGGCCGCGAGGGCGGGATCGAGGGGCTGTACGCCTTCACCGAGACCAAGGCGGTCTTCATGCCCAAACTCCCGACGCATCTGCGGTCATGAGCAGCGCGCCCGCGCCGGCGCAGGCGCATGACGACTGGCCCGACAATTATCGCGCTCCCGCCGCCTGGTGGGCGGTGGCGGTGACGATGATCTTCCAGATCGTGTCGATGATCGACCGCCAGGTCGTGTCGGTGCTGATCCCGGAGATGCGCGCCGACCTCGGCCTCAACGACTTCCAGATCAGCATGGTGCAGGGCATGGCCTTCGCGCTGTTCTACGGGGCGATGGGGCTGATCATCGGCGCGCTGGTCGATCGCCATTCGCGGCGGAAGATCATGTTCGCCGGCATCGTGCTCTGGTCGATCGCGGCGGCGGGCACCGGCTTCGCGCGCAACTATATGCAGCTCTTCGTCGCCCGCCTGTTCGTCGGCTTCGGCGAAGGGGCGATCTCCCCGGCGGCGCAATCCTTGCTGTCGGGCATCTTCCCGCGCGGCAAGCTGGCGACGCCGATGTCCTGCTTCACCGCCGCCGGCGTCATCGGCATCTCGCTTTCCTATGCGCTCGGCGGCCATCTGCTCGACCGCTTCACCACCGCGCCGCTCGGCGGTCTGCTGGAGGGGATGGCGCCGTGGCGGCAGGTGCTGGTCGTGACCGGCGCGCCGGGCGTCGCGGTCGCGCTGCTCGCCTTCACGCTGCGCGAGCCGAAGCGCGCCGGGATGCCGAAGCCGCAGCGGCACGAGGCGAGCTGGGGGAGCTTCTTCTCCTATATCGGCGCCCATGCGCGGCTGATGCTCGGCGTCATCCTGGGGAGCGCGCTGGTCGCGATGATGACCCAGGCGGCGATGACCTGGACCCCGACCTATGCCCGGCGCGTGCTGGGCGTCAGCGCGGGCGAGGTCGGCACGATCATGTCGCTGGCGGTGGGGCTGGGCGGGGTGGTCGGCGGGATCGCGCTGGGCCTGATCATCGACCACTGGTTCCGGCGCGGCGTGCACGACATCGCGCTGCGGCTGCTGGCGATCGCGGCGCTGGCGGTGCCGCCGCTGATCGCGCTCTGCTTCCTGGCCGACGACGCCACCATCCTGTTCGGCGGCATCACCCTGATGATGCTGACGATGGGTGCGATCTTCGGCCCGACCCTGGCGGCGGTGCAGATGATCGCGCCGCCGGCGATGCGCGGCCGCTTCGGCGCGCTGGTGGTGCTGGCGTCCAACCTGTTCGGCTTCGCCTTCGGGCCGATGCTGGTGGGGGCGATCACCGATTACGGCTTTGGCGATCCCGGCAAGGTCGGCGTCAGCGTCGCGATCGTCCTGGTCCTGGTCTGCCCCTTCGCCGCCTGGCTGATCTGGAGCGCGCGCGGCGATTTCGTCCGCCGGCTCGCCGCGGCCCCACCCCCGACCCATTCCCTTTCGAACGAGGTATGTTCGTGAGCCTGACGATACCCGCGCTGCTGCGCGCCGCCGCCGCCCGCTACAAGGATCGCGCGGCGCTGCATTCCTCCACCGATGGCCCCATCGGTTATCGCGAGCTCGACCGGCGCGCCGACGAGGTCGCCAGGGCGATGATCGCCGACGGCGCCCGGCCCGGCGACCGCGCGGCGATCTGGGCGCCGAACATGTGGGAGTGGGTGGCGGCGACGGTCGGCGTCCAGCGCGCCGGCGGGGCGATGGTCCCGCTCAACACCCGGCTCAAGGGCGGCGAGGTCGCCGACATCGTCCGGCGCGGCGGCGTCGCCCGGCTGTTCGTGATCGGCGATTTCCTCGGCCGCCATTATCCGGAGATGCTGCGCGGCGAGGCGATGCCGGGCCTGCGCCGCACCATCGTGCTGCGCGGCACCCCGGATAAGCTCGCGGCCGGCGAGGAAGGCTGGGACGATTTCATCGCGCGCGGCCGATCGACCAGCGACGCGGCCCTGGCCGAGCGCGAGGCGGGCGTCACCCCCGACAGCATCGCTGACATCATGTTCACATCGGGCACCACCGGCGCGCCCAAGGGGGCGATCTTCGACCATCGCCGCTCGCTGGGCGGCGGCCGCGCCTGGGCGAACATCTCGCGCCAGACCGCCGACGACCGCTACTGCGTCTTCGGTCCCTTCTCGCACAACGCCTCCTACAAGGCGGGCTGGGTGGCCGGGCTGATGACCGGCAGCACCGTCTATTGGCCCGAGGCCTATGACGCGGTGTCGATCCTCGACCTGATCGCCGGCAACCGCATCTCGGTGATGCCGGCGCCGCCCACCGTGTTCCAGGAGATGCTCGCCCATCCCAACTGGCGCGACTGGGACATCTCCAGCTACCGTTTCCTGTCGACCGGGGCGACCGTCGTCCCGATCGAGCTGATGAAGCGGCTCCAGGCCGAGACGACGATCGCGGAGATCACCACCGGCTACGGCATGACCGAATGCGCGGGATCGGCCACCCACACCCGGCCGGGCGATCCGGTCGAGCGCGTCGCCTATACCGTCGGCGCGGCGATCGAGGGGACCGAGATCAAGCTGGTCGGCCCCGACGGCCGCGCCGTCCCCACTGGCGAGCCGGGCGAGGTGCTGATCCGCGACGACAAGCTGCTGATCGAATATCTCGACAATGCCGAGGCGACCCGCGCGACGATCGACGCCGAGGGCTGGCTCCATTCGGGCGACGTCGGCACGCTCGACGCGGAAGGCTATCTGAAGCTCACCGACCGGCTGAAGGACATGTACATCGTCGGCGGCTTCAACGTCTATCCGGCCGAGATCGAGAAGCAGATGACCGGCCTGCCCGGCATCCACCAGTCGGCGATCATCGGCGTCCCCGACCAGCGCCTGGGCGAGGTGGGGCATGCCTTCATCGTCCGCTCGGCCGGATCGACCATCACCGCCGAGGAGGTGATAGGCTGGAGCAAGGCGAACCTCGCCAATTACAAGGTGCCGCGTGGCGTCACCTTCGTCGATGCATTGCCGATGAACGCCACCGGCAAGGTGATCAAGTTCGCGCTGCGCGAGATGGTGAAGTAGCGGCGATGGGCGACGTGCTGCTGCGCGCGGAGGTGGGGGAGGGCGTCCTGCTGCTGACGCTGAACCGCCCCGCCCAGCGCAACGCGATCGACCTGGAGCTGTGCGACCGGCTGTCGGCCGCGCTCACGGACTTCCGCGACGATCCGCGCTGGCGCGTGGCGATCGTCACCGGCGCGGCGCCGGCCTTCTGCGCCGGGCTCGACCTGAAGAGCTTCGCGGCACCCGACGCGCCGCGCCACCGGGTGACCGAGCTGATCCATATGGTGCCCGGCCTCGGCAAGCCGGTGATCGCGGCGGTCAACGGCGCCGCCTATACGGGCGGGCTCGAACTGGCGCTGGCCTGTGACTTCATCCTCGCCGCCGAGGAGGCGCGCTTCGCCGACACCCATGCGAGGATCGGCGCGCTGTCGGGCAGCGGGATGGGATCGCGGCTGCCGCACGCGGTGGGCCCGCGCTTCGCCAAGCAGATGATGCTCGCCTGCGAGCCGATCGACGCCGCCACTGCGTTGCGCGTCGGGCTGGTCAACGAGCTGCTTCCCGCCGATCGGCTGCTGCCGCGCGCGATCGCGCTGGCGGGGGCGATCGCCGGCCATGATCCCGCGCTGATCCGGATCGCCAGGGACGTGGTCGACCGGGGCAGCGCGGCGACGCTGGCCGAGGCGATCGCGATCGAGTCCGAGGCGCTGGCGACACGCAAGGCGGAAGGGGCGATGCGCTGGGAGGCGAAGCCGGCCTGAGGCCGGCCCCGTTGGGCATTCCGCGTCAGATTCCCCAGACCGCCGCCGCGTTGTCGCCGACGATCTTGCGCGCCTGCGCGTCGCCGACCTTGTCGAAGATGCCCTTCACCACCGTCTCGCTGTTGCCGACGATGCTCTCCGGGTGCGGATAGTCGACCGACCACATGATGCGGTCGGCGCCGATCCGGTCGACATTCTCGATCGCGACGTCGTCCTGCATGAAGGTCGCGTAGCAGTTGTTGTGCCAGTACCAGCTCGGCGCATGGGCGATCCTGGGGCGGAGCTCGGTCGCATAGTCGCGCGCGATCTTGTCGGCATTCTCCAGGGTCGCCGGCACCCAGCCCGCGCCGCCTTCGGTGAAGACCAGCTTCAGGCCGGGGAAGCGATCGAAGATGCCCGAGAAGACGAACTGGCCGAACATGCCGGTGAACGGCATCAGGTTGGCGTTGAGGTTGGCGCCCAGCGATCCGCGCCCCGAATATTGGATATAGGCGCCGATATGGATCGACAGCGGCAACCCGCTATCCTCGATCGCGCGCCACATCGGGTCCATCTTCAGGCTGTTGTAGCGGATTCCCCGCGGGTTGAGCGGGATCTCGATCGCCTTGAAGCCGAGCTGCTTGAGCTTCTGCAGATAGTCGGCGGTGGCTTCCGGCTCGAAGAAGGTCGGCAGATAGGCGACCGGATAGAGCCGGTCCGGCGCGGCCTGCTTCCACTCGGCCAGCCATTCGTTGAACACGTCCATGCAGCGGATGAACAATCCCCGGTCGGCCATGCGGATCAGCCCCGCCGCGCGGCCATGGTAGACGATCGACGCGTCGACCCCCTCGGCGTCCATGTCGGCCAGCCGCTTCGACACGTCCCAGAAGCCCTCGCGGCCCTCGGGGAAATCGGAGGGCAGGCCGGGGACGTCATAGGATTCGCCGTCGACCGTCATGTGGAAGCCGGTCTCGTCCTTCCAATATTTGGGCGCCCGGTCCTTGTCGGCGCCCTTCAGCCGCTCCTCCCACAGATGCGGCTCCTCGATGACATGATCGTCGCTCGAGATCAGCCGGACCCCCTCGGGCCGCTGCCAGCTGGTAGCGGGGATGATCCGGTCCTTCGGCCAGGGAGTGGGAGTGATGTCGTTCATCTTTGCCCTTGTCGTTCAAACCTGTTGGCCGGCGCCGACCTGGGAGCCGGTTCGCCGGGCCGGGCCCGACCCTCGAACCCGTCACTGTCGAGCCGACATTAGGGATCGGCGCGGCGGCGCGGCAATGCGCAACGGCCGTTTCCGGGGCTTCGGCGCCTACAATTCAGAACTCTGATGCTTTGTCGGGGGCGCTGGCTTTTCCGCGTCGATCGCGTCGGGCCGGAAGGAGGGCGGTCGCCAGGCACGACGCGGCATGGCTCGGGCGGCCGCGCGTGAAGGCGGGCCGAAACGGCGTTTTCATTTGAGCTTGGTGAAGCGCGATGCGCCGGAAGGCGCTGGTGACCCCTACGGGACTCGAACCCGTGTTTTCGCCGTGAGAGGGCGACGTCCTAGACCGCTAGACGAAGGGGCCGTCCTGTGCGGAGCGGCGTCCTTATGGGGCGGTGGAAGGCAAGTCAAGGGCTGTTGCGCGCCAAGCCGTTCGCCATTTGCGCCGATCGCCCGTCGCACCGGGAAACTACGCAGTAGCCACGGTGGCGCGGGTCGCTAGATTCGGTTCATGCAGGCAGAACTGACGTCACCGGACAAGGCCGACGACCTCATCGCGCTTCACGGCGCCGATGCGATCGCGGTGCTCGTCGACCGGATCGCCGACGCGGTCCGGCATTGCGACGATCAGGCCGTCGACAGCCTCGATCGCCTGCTCCAGATCGTCGAGCAGCGCTTCGAGGAACCCTGGCGGGCGATGCGGGCGATCCCCGGCTGAGCGATAAAGGAAAAGCGCCACCAGCCCGAGGACCGATGGCGCCTTTGCCGTGCGAATCTGGATCGGCGGCGATCAGGCGGCGGCCCGGTCGCGCTCCTTCATCTCCTGGTTGAGCATCTCGGCGAGCAGGAAGGCCAGTTCGAGGCTCTGGCCCGCGTTGAGGCGCGGATCGCAATGGGTGTGGTAGCGATCGGCGAGATTCTCGTCGGTCACCGCCATCGCGCCGCCGGTGCATTCGGTGACGTTCTGGCCGGTCATCTCGGCATGGATGCCGCCGCCATGGGTGCCCTCGGCGCGGTGGACGGCGAAGAAGCCGCGGACCTCGGCGAGGATGCGGTCGAACGGCCGGGTCTTGTAGCCGTTGGCCGCCTTGACGACGTTGCCGTGCATCGGGTCGCACGACCAGACGACTGGACGCCCCTCGCGCTTCACCGCGCGGACCAGCGCCGGCAGATGCTTCTCGATCTTGTCATGGCCATAGCGGGTGATCAGCGTGATGCGGCCGGGCTGGCGCTGTGGGTCGAGCGTGTCGAGCAGGCGCAGCAGCGCGTCGGGCTCCAGGCTCGGCCCGCATTTCAGGCCGATCGGGTTGCCGACGCCGCGCAGATATTCGACATGCGCCGACCCTTCGAAGCGGGTGCGGTCGCCGATCCACAGGAAATGCGCCGAGGTGTCGAAATATTGCCCGGTGTTGAGGCTGTCCTCGCGCGTCATCGCCTGCTCATAGGGCAGCAGCAGCGCCTCATGGCTGGTGTAGAACTGCGTCCCCTTGAGCTGGGGTACGGTCTCCGGGTTGATCCCGCAGGCCGCCATGAAGTCGAGCGCGTCGCCGATTCGGGCGGCGACCTCGCCATATTGCGCGGCCCATGGGCTGCGGCCCATGAAGTCGAGCGTCCAGGCATGGACCTGGTGGAGGTTGGCATAGCCGCCCTGCGCGAAGGCGCGCAGCAGGTTCAGCGTCGCCGCCGACTGGCTGTAGGCGCGGACCATCCGGCGCGGATCGGGGATGCGCGATTCCTCGCTGAAGCCGATGTCGTTGATGATGTCGCCGCGATAGCTGGGCAGGGTGACGCCGCCGATCTCCTCGGTCGGGGCCGAGCGCGGCTTGGCGAACTGGCCTGCCATGCGGCCGACCTTCACCACCGGCAGCTTCGACGCGAAGGTCAGCACCACCGCCATCTGCAGCAGCACGCGGAAGGTGTCGCGGATGTTGTTCGGATGGAACTCGGCGAAGCTCTCGGCGCAGTCGCCGCCCTGGAGCAGGAAAGCCTTGCCCGCGGCGACCTGGGCGAGCGACGCGGTCAGCTCGCGCGCCTCGCCGGCAAAGACCAGCGGCGGGAAGCTCGACAATTCCTGCTCGGCCGCCGCGAGGGCCGCCGCATCCGGATAGTCCGGCATCTGCACCGCTTGTTGTTGACGCCAGCTCGCGGGCGTCCAGTTCGTCGCCATGTCCAGTCCCATTGTTTATTCGGGGGCTTCCCATGCGCGCGGGGGGCAGGAAAGGCAAGGGGAGGGTGGCTTTGAAGAGGGCAAGCTGCGGTTTCCCGGAGGACGTCAACCCGCCGGCCGGGTCGCCTTCCAGTACTTGTAGCCATTGGCGAACAGCCCGAGCAGGACGACGCTGGCGATGCACAGCGCGATATAGGCATCGTGGTTCGGCCAGACCTCGATCCACAGGAAGCCGGCGGCATAGCTGAGCGCGACCGAGACCACGAAGGTCTGGAGCGAATTGGAGCCGATCACCGCGCATTGCCGCATCGGCCATAGCTGCTGGAGGCGCGGCCACATCCACAATATGCTCATGATCAGCCAGCAGACCGACAGCGCATGGGCGACGCGGACCGGGCCGATGCGGATCTTGCTCTGGTAGAGCACCTCGAACGAGAACCAGCTCTGCGCGAGGAACAGGATGGTGAGGCCGGCGAACAGCAGCACCGGCGGCACCAGCCAGTGCCAGTTGCCCTCGGCGCGCCGTTCGAGCCGGGCGAGCAGCCGGTAGCGCCCCGCCGCCATCGCGCCGAAGAAGACGAGCTGCCACGACGCCGGGTTGAAGTTCCAGCGCCAGTCGCCGACCGGCGATCCGCCGATGACGTTGAACCAGGCATGTTCATGGGCGAACCAGTAGAGCCCGGCCGAAACCAGCAGCGCCACGATCGGCTGCCAGCGCAGCAGCAGCGCGAACAGCGGCGCGGTGCCGAGCAGCACCATGTAGGTGACGAGGATCTCCAGGCAGTAGGGCTGGATGTAGAGGATCAGGAAATCGACGATGGTCGATGGGCCGCCCTTGATGAAATAGCTGTAGAAGCTGAGCCGGGCGAGGTCGGGCGAGTTGAGCGCGAGCGGAATCAGGACCAGGAACAGCCCGAGATTGTAGACGTAGAGCTTGCCGGTCCGCCGCCACAGCTTGTCGGTGAAGGTGGCGATGGCGGGATCGCGATCGACCCGGAAATAGACCGCGCCGACCAGATAGCCCGACAGCAGGAAGAATACTTCGGCCGCGCTCGAAAAGCCCCACAGGGTGAGCGTCGGGAACTGCATGCCGACCATGTGCATCCGGTCGGTGAAGCCGGTGATGTGGTTGATCGTGATCGTGATCAGGGCCAGGCCGCGCAATATGTCGATGCTGGCATCACGCCGGGTCGGGCGCGGTCCGCCGCCAGGGCTGGTATCGGAGGAGGTCACTCGCGGGCCCTTACCGCAGGGAGGAAAAATTACAACGCCGGGCAAGACAAATTTGGCCCGCGCCAAGCGCGCGGTTCATTGATCATGAAGAGGGGTGGGCCCATATAGGGGCCAGGACGCGCCCCCGCGGTGCTCCGATCGGAGAATAGATGACTGAGACCCTTCCCGTATTGCCGTTGCGCGATATCGTCGTTTTCCCGCACATGATCGTGCCCCTGTTCGTCGGACGCGAGAAGTCGGTCGCCGCGCTGGAAAGCGCGATGGCGGCGGACAAGTCGATCTTCCTCGTCGCCCAGCTCGATCCGGCCGAGGACGATCCCGATCGCGATGCGCTCTATGATCTCGGCGTCGTCGCGACGGTGCTCCAGCTTCTCAAGCTGCCCGACGGCACCGTCCGCGTGCTCGTCGAAGGCAAGCAGCGCGCCCGGCTCGAGGCGCTGACCGGCGAGGACGCCCACCTGACCGCCGAGGTCGAGCTGATCGAGGAGGCCGAGGCCGAAGGGACCGAGGTCGCCGCGCTGATGCGTTCGGTGGTCGACCAGTTCGAGAATTATGCGCGGCTCAACAAGAAGCTGCCGGCCGAGACCTCGGTCCAGCTCGGCCAGATCGAGGAGGCCGCGAAGCTGGCCGACGCGGTCGCCGCCAACATCTCGATCAAGGTTTCCGACAAGCAGGCGCTGCTGGTCGAACTCGATCCCGCCAAGCGGCTCGAAATGGCGTTCGCGCTGATGGAAGGCGAGCTCGGCGTCCTCCAGGTCGAGAAGAAGATCCGCAGCCGCGTCAAGCGCCAGATGGAGAAGACGCAGCGCGAATATTATCTGAACGAGCAGCTCAAGGCGATCCAGCGCGAGCTGGGCAATGGCGAGGGCGAGGACGGCGGCGACGAGCTGAGCGAGCTCACCGCGAAGATCGCCAAGCTCAAGCTGTCCAAGGAAGCGCGCGGCAAGGCCAATGCCGAGCTCAAGAAGCTGCGCACCATGGCGCCGATGTCGGCCGAGGCGACCGTCGTCCGCAACTATCTCGACGTGCTGCTGGG is part of the Rhizorhabdus wittichii RW1 genome and harbors:
- a CDS encoding aldehyde dehydrogenase (PFAM: aldehyde dehydrogenase), encoding MTDTLLNLSNPEKLFIGGDWAASSDDGGIEIVSPSTEEVVGRVGKAGRADMDRVVAVARHAFDHGPWPRMTGAERAAVLRRIAGEMGKRADDFARAWSLQVGMPYAQSSMTAPYMAAYLTYFADLAEKGFEEVRQPMMGGHCIVVHEPVGVVAAVVPWNAPLATLLLKVAPALAAGCAVIAKPSPETPLEALILAECIAAAGVPEGVFSVLTADREVSDHLIRNPGIDKVSFTGSTAAGLHIASVCGGRMARVTTELGGKSAAIVLDDATIETVVAGIMPNLVGLCGQQCAAFSRILVPAARKAEVTEAMAAAMQAVTVGDPFDQATQMGPLVTRNQHGRVFGYIEKGKAEGARLVTGGGRPAHLPKGWFVEPTLFADASNDMAIAREEIFGPVGTIIAYDDEEQAIAIANDSNYGLSGGVFTESPDRAYAVARRIRTGNFGHNGRVIDFTMPYGGFKQSGIGREGGIEGLYAFTETKAVFMPKLPTHLRS
- a CDS encoding major facilitator superfamily MFS_1 (PFAM: General substrate transporter; major facilitator superfamily MFS_1), translating into MSSAPAPAQAHDDWPDNYRAPAAWWAVAVTMIFQIVSMIDRQVVSVLIPEMRADLGLNDFQISMVQGMAFALFYGAMGLIIGALVDRHSRRKIMFAGIVLWSIAAAGTGFARNYMQLFVARLFVGFGEGAISPAAQSLLSGIFPRGKLATPMSCFTAAGVIGISLSYALGGHLLDRFTTAPLGGLLEGMAPWRQVLVVTGAPGVAVALLAFTLREPKRAGMPKPQRHEASWGSFFSYIGAHARLMLGVILGSALVAMMTQAAMTWTPTYARRVLGVSAGEVGTIMSLAVGLGGVVGGIALGLIIDHWFRRGVHDIALRLLAIAALAVPPLIALCFLADDATILFGGITLMMLTMGAIFGPTLAAVQMIAPPAMRGRFGALVVLASNLFGFAFGPMLVGAITDYGFGDPGKVGVSVAIVLVLVCPFAAWLIWSARGDFVRRLAAAPPPTHSLSNEVCS
- a CDS encoding AMP-dependent synthetase and ligase (PFAM: AMP-dependent synthetase and ligase), with translation MSLTIPALLRAAAARYKDRAALHSSTDGPIGYRELDRRADEVARAMIADGARPGDRAAIWAPNMWEWVAATVGVQRAGGAMVPLNTRLKGGEVADIVRRGGVARLFVIGDFLGRHYPEMLRGEAMPGLRRTIVLRGTPDKLAAGEEGWDDFIARGRSTSDAALAEREAGVTPDSIADIMFTSGTTGAPKGAIFDHRRSLGGGRAWANISRQTADDRYCVFGPFSHNASYKAGWVAGLMTGSTVYWPEAYDAVSILDLIAGNRISVMPAPPTVFQEMLAHPNWRDWDISSYRFLSTGATVVPIELMKRLQAETTIAEITTGYGMTECAGSATHTRPGDPVERVAYTVGAAIEGTEIKLVGPDGRAVPTGEPGEVLIRDDKLLIEYLDNAEATRATIDAEGWLHSGDVGTLDAEGYLKLTDRLKDMYIVGGFNVYPAEIEKQMTGLPGIHQSAIIGVPDQRLGEVGHAFIVRSAGSTITAEEVIGWSKANLANYKVPRGVTFVDALPMNATGKVIKFALREMVK
- a CDS encoding Enoyl-CoA hydratase/isomerase (PFAM: Enoyl-CoA hydratase/isomerase) — encoded protein: MGDVLLRAEVGEGVLLLTLNRPAQRNAIDLELCDRLSAALTDFRDDPRWRVAIVTGAAPAFCAGLDLKSFAAPDAPRHRVTELIHMVPGLGKPVIAAVNGAAYTGGLELALACDFILAAEEARFADTHARIGALSGSGMGSRLPHAVGPRFAKQMMLACEPIDAATALRVGLVNELLPADRLLPRAIALAGAIAGHDPALIRIARDVVDRGSAATLAEAIAIESEALATRKAEGAMRWEAKPA
- a CDS encoding amidohydrolase 2 (PFAM: amidohydrolase 2), which produces MNDITPTPWPKDRIIPATSWQRPEGVRLISSDDHVIEEPHLWEERLKGADKDRAPKYWKDETGFHMTVDGESYDVPGLPSDFPEGREGFWDVSKRLADMDAEGVDASIVYHGRAAGLIRMADRGLFIRCMDVFNEWLAEWKQAAPDRLYPVAYLPTFFEPEATADYLQKLKQLGFKAIEIPLNPRGIRYNSLKMDPMWRAIEDSGLPLSIHIGAYIQYSGRGSLGANLNANLMPFTGMFGQFVFSGIFDRFPGLKLVFTEGGAGWVPATLENADKIARDYATELRPRIAHAPSWYWHNNCYATFMQDDVAIENVDRIGADRIMWSVDYPHPESIVGNSETVVKGIFDKVGDAQARKIVGDNAAAVWGI
- a CDS encoding 3-deoxy-D-arabinoheptulosonate-7-phosphate synthase (TIGRFAM: phospho-2-dehydro-3-deoxyheptonate aldolase~PFAM: DAHP synthetase, class II), which gives rise to MATNWTPASWRQQQAVQMPDYPDAAALAAAEQELSSFPPLVFAGEARELTASLAQVAAGKAFLLQGGDCAESFAEFHPNNIRDTFRVLLQMAVVLTFASKLPVVKVGRMAGQFAKPRSAPTEEIGGVTLPSYRGDIINDIGFSEESRIPDPRRMVRAYSQSAATLNLLRAFAQGGYANLHQVHAWTLDFMGRSPWAAQYGEVAARIGDALDFMAACGINPETVPQLKGTQFYTSHEALLLPYEQAMTREDSLNTGQYFDTSAHFLWIGDRTRFEGSAHVEYLRGVGNPIGLKCGPSLEPDALLRLLDTLDPQRQPGRITLITRYGHDKIEKHLPALVRAVKREGRPVVWSCDPMHGNVVKAANGYKTRPFDRILAEVRGFFAVHRAEGTHGGGIHAEMTGQNVTECTGGAMAVTDENLADRYHTHCDPRLNAGQSLELAFLLAEMLNQEMKERDRAAA